From a region of the Thermoanaerobaculia bacterium genome:
- a CDS encoding DUF503 domain-containing protein: MYVMVMVLECRLPYVHSLKGKRVIRTRLVERLKRDFQVSASEVATQDRHQELTVGMSAVSSDATYLRNLPDKIRNAAEGVLEGFVVQSSWDVVPWP; this comes from the coding sequence ATGTACGTAATGGTTATGGTCCTGGAATGTCGTCTCCCGTATGTCCACTCCCTCAAGGGGAAACGTGTGATCCGGACTCGTCTGGTCGAGCGTCTCAAACGGGATTTCCAGGTTAGCGCCTCGGAAGTTGCAACGCAGGATCGTCACCAGGAACTTACGGTGGGAATGAGTGCGGTATCGTCGGATGCAACCTATCTCCGAAATCTTCCTGACAAAATTCGTAATGCAGCCGAAGGGGTACTTGAGGGATTCGTTGTTCAGTCTTCATGGGATGTGGTGCCTTGGCCATAA
- the rbfA gene encoding 30S ribosome-binding factor RbfA encodes MRPLRMARFIQQELAMILLTHTRNPLLQEVVVTHVKMSPDLHLATVYYRVMGNTPVEIYQEALDGARKFLEHTLGPSLRLPFLPELIFVFDEKLEEALRLDRLFERIERESEDAE; translated from the coding sequence ATGCGCCCGCTTCGCATGGCACGATTTATTCAGCAGGAGCTTGCCATGATCCTGCTGACCCATACCCGGAATCCTCTTCTCCAGGAAGTCGTGGTCACCCACGTTAAGATGTCACCCGACCTCCATCTGGCCACCGTCTATTATCGCGTCATGGGGAATACCCCGGTGGAGATCTACCAGGAGGCCCTCGACGGGGCGCGTAAATTCCTGGAGCATACCCTTGGACCCAGTCTCCGGTTACCGTTCCTTCCAGAACTGATCTTTGTTTTCGACGAAAAACTGGAAGAAGCACTGCGCCTGGACCGCCTTTTCGAACGGATCGAGCGGGAGAGTGAAGATGCTGAGTGA